In Erigeron canadensis isolate Cc75 chromosome 8, C_canadensis_v1, whole genome shotgun sequence, the DNA window CCGCTGCATCAATTCCATATCCACTCGTCCATGTTACAGTCATCTAAAATGCATATAAGAATTTATACATTTTACATGTTGGGACAAATGTCTTAAAGAACTATTTGAATGTACACTACACACTCTGTAAGGTGATTACCAATATGCTATTTTCTATAGTAAACGAACCAAAACATAAGGTGATGTGAAAGTAAACTTACTTCATTCCAAGTCTTTCCTTGTGCTAAACGAGGGTAATTTGGTGCATTTGGACTTGCAAAAGCAACCGAGTTTGAAACTGCCACAAGTTTTGGCTGTTACACAAGCAATTTAAACCACTAGTTAGGGATTTAGAGGAGAAACTTGGAATAAAAGAGGAATGATAGCAAAAGCGAACCTTTGATAATCCACCAGAAAACAATCCAAAAGAGAAGTCAGATCTTTGGTTTATCAATCGAAACTTCAATGATGCTTTTCCTGTGTCTTTGTAGTTAGGAGTGCTATAATTGGCATACTGGAACTAATAAAAGAAACGACATTTCGTTTAACCATAGCACTTTCTCAATACACAAGCaatgaaggcatgaaaatcaaCAAACCTTAATAGGTGAAGTACATAATAATGGTGGAGCCACCATCGAACTGCCAGGGGTGCACGTTGAAGCACTAAAAACAGTGAAAATAAGAGCTTTAAGAAAACATTCGGGTAAAACACTAAATATATGTTGAGAAAACCATTGCTACATGTTAACTACCTGAAATTGGCAGGCGAGAATACTCCAACCCAGTCATCAACTGATGGGTTTGGATTGTGCAATGTTAAAGTCAACCATTCAGAGGTTTGACCCTGGAACATAGTTTAAGCATCAACATTCAcacacaaaataaaattaattgacaggaatacaaaaattaacaccttatgtatataattaacaaaaagGCAAATTATTTAGCAGCGAATTAAACTTTACAGCCTTTGCTAGTTTGCTATTGTATGTACATACTTACAAACTTCCTTTTGGACATATTAAACTTCACCCGGTCACATGTCTATTTTATGACGTGGATGTCAACATTACATGAGGTCAGATACATACATAGCAAAAGGGAGGGAATATGTAGTATGTACCAAACAAGGCCATACGCAACATATACTAGTGACATATTACATTCTGCCCAAGTGCCCAGTCTTCAACTATCAGTATACAATTATCGTATATGGCAAGAAGTTGTTGTGTACATATCATCTCGCATATCAGAGGATGTAAAGTTCAAGAATACATGGTAAAATAACTTGCACTAATCAAATTAGGCTACACAATATATACAAGAAACCAAACATGTATCCTAACTATACGATCATAATAATTCGAATagtataactttataaattccGTTCAAAAAAGATAACTTTATAAATTGAATGGATAGACTAATCAAACATTAAATAATATCTACAGTTACCTTTAATCCAAGAACCAAAGGAGATGCTTTAGCATAAGCAGCATCATTAAGAGCAAAAACAGTCTCATGTATTGAAATCTTTGAAAATGGTTGATCATGTGATGACACACTTCCAATGATATACAGACCCCATAAAGCTATTCCCAATCTTAACAAAATAATTTGCATACTCCCTTTTCCCTAAAAGCaaaatttacatataattagctaaaaaatatatataatctttacaACACaagataaattaattaataagaagAATGGATCTTGTTTATTACCCAGATAATGAAATTAAACACGGAACTTaaaattgagaaagaaataAAGTAACAAGTTAAGGGAATACCATTATAATGTTTGAGGTGTGATTAGTCCATTAATGAACTCTATATAAGAATgggctcatatatatatatagagagagagggtGTGATGATGAATAGGGGAAGTGTAAGTAAATACAagctaaaataaacaaataaaaaaaaaggaggtcAACTTGCAGAGCAGAGCAACTTTAATCATttctaatgttttaaaaaccggtattttagttataccggcgtgaaaaaattttccggtattattggaaataccggccggtacgactatttttaatttattatattttttgtgtaaaaatcctaTAAAACTtcttacaatttaacaaaaatagtcgaaatgcaattataatttactcaaaaataataccaaatatgtatttcataacaaaatataggttttaaagttcacaaataacaaaaaataacattaaagtatcataaaaataattttttaaaaaaatcaaaatttaatttttaaaaataccggccggtattgaatagtgaaaataccgaaaAAATATCGGACTTAAAATACCAACGTAGTCTCCGGTATCgataataccggccggtatttaccggtattttaaaacattgatgaTTTCCCACGTTCCGTAAAGCAAAATGATAATGAAAATGTTAtagatataattattttaaaacgaAAATTCCGGCACCAAATCATCCAAAAAAGATACCATAGTATTATAGGAAAAGGAGGACTTTAACCATATAAATGTTCAAAAATGAGATGGAGACTACAAAGTGATAAGATGCAGATTATTTATACCACTACGCAAAAtccaatatttatatttttaagtttcttttttttgaacagcaataaataaaataaaattcattgTTCATAGTCTTTCTAGGCTATTAATAATGCGTTTTAAAGTGTTATACATTAATAATTGACCTTAGGTTATTTCCAATGCTAAGGActtttttaagagtttttgacttgtcaaatcatatttttacagatttttatacatttttataaatctttcaaatcctataattttatctccatctatacaaacatccttatatatcttttaccccatctaaaaacaaaaatataataggGAAAGACATGTTAGTAAACTGTATGTATTCGGCATATATAATGGAAATAGACGGATGGTATATTTTTCCAAGAATGAATTATTAACCACAAAATAGATCCTCACATCATTTTGTCAAGTAACAAGGCTGGGAGAGGTAGTGTCCAAAACAAGCATTTGGAAGACAAAGGTCATCCTAGATGATTGCGAACCTGATCCATCAACTAATGTTGCTTATGTAGATATTACAAAATGAATATGCTAAATACAGTTGATACAAAAATATTCATTCATCATTCATACTACTCCTAAATAAGTATACTGTATATTCTGTTACACCAAGTACTTTGAAACACattatatgaaattatgaatcTATCGACCATAGTCCATACTCTACTATATATAGCATACGGAAATccaaatatataaagtactcTAAAGTACATAttgtgatgaaaaaaaaaaactcatttgtTGTTGATTTATAAGAGTTTTAGCTCCCAAAACATTTGTCTTTCTTGaaccaacaaaataaaataaccaaTTTCCTAAAAATTTCAAAGGAGAAGTAACAACCCAAAGAGTAAACTTCCTGCAAAAAGAAGAGAAATTCAAATTTAGAAACATAGGATATGTTGCATGTAATTGGTAGCTAAAATTACAAGTGCTTATTTTTAGAGTTGCAAATcgaaacttatattttgttgacATGTTTGACAAAGTAACTCGAGCTTCAAACATATAAAATGACACAAAaagaactttttcttttttttttactaacttgaaACTATTGAACCACGAGATGTAAAAAGGTCGTTGATTTTACCTCCAAATGTTATTTTGGTTTGAATTTTGTGTCTCCATGCCCCACTCCACGCATAAGCTAACCACATCAAAtccaaataaaaacaatatatgattCATTGCTAGCCAAAGTcattaaacaaagaaaacattATTAACACTTGTATGCAATGTAtagaaaaagttatatttacCTCGGCCATAGCAATTGGTGGTAGAATTTCCACCACCACGACAAATGCAAGAAAAAGACTGTTTATAACCAGCGAACCCACAAAAACCACCACTCGCCTCACACTCCTTACACGTTTTTGTATAATACGAGTCATTATATTCCAAAGATATACCAAATTGCCATTTCATCGGATCCGTCTCATCCCCACCAAACCCGTACATCGATGCATAAGACGAGCATTGTAGTTTTGGTAGGTCCAGCCCATATCCTGACCCATATTGAATAATGGGCTGATAAACACAACAGCTAGACACAGGCCCATTTGGCTCCAATCCAATACCACTTATCCCTTCACAAGAATACAATCCCCTACAAAGATGCAAGCCCGAACCCGTGTCACACAAATCCTCATTTGGGTCAAACACCGGAGATGTCCTTGAGCACCctagtaaaataaatatatcttGTGATGATAATCTAAACGGGCTGGCCCGATCCAAGCGAAAGCTCCCAGAATTTTGCATGGAAGAACATGTTGACATGAAAAGGTCAGTAAGGACAAGGGTGGAAGTGGTGTAGTCTATGTTTGAGACCGTGTAAGCTCCGGTTCCAGAAGAGAACCAGAGCTCACCTGAGGTACATTTTATGTATCTGGCAAAGTCTGGATGCCCACAACCGAAATCCGACCCAAATGGATACTTGATAGTCAAATTTCCACATTTGTCCCTGCATGTAGGGACTATTGGTGGTATGTGGGATGAGAGTACTATGTGAAGAATAAGAAATATGTTGAGAAGAAGCCATGGAAATGCCCATGAGCTTGTTTTAGTAGACATTATTGGAGTTTTGGGTGAAACTTAATTTGTGCAAGTAAAATAGTGCTAAAAGATTTAAATGAGTGAAAAAAAGGTGGGTTTCTTTCGGTGGGATTGAaagtttttcaagatttttgaAAAGTGGATGCAATGCTAATCATGGGTTTTTACCTTTATTTAGTATTACAGTAGTATGCATGATTTCAAAACTAATATATAGTAACACTTGAATAGACATATACTCAatattctcttttatttttatcttgtaAAGTATAACAAAAGTATAGTTTCTTTATACTTAATTTGTTTCTAATAAGATTTAGtaaaattgttattatatttatagaagtaaattatttcacaaaatttttGTAAAGTTTAAATACAAAAGTAgaatttcatcttttatattcttatctatactcccttataaataGTA includes these proteins:
- the LOC122610820 gene encoding uncharacterized protein LOC122610820, whose protein sequence is MSTKTSSWAFPWLLLNIFLILHIVLSSHIPPIVPTCRDKCGNLTIKYPFGSDFGCGHPDFARYIKCTSGELWFSSGTGAYTVSNIDYTTSTLVLTDLFMSTCSSMQNSGSFRLDRASPFRLSSQDIFILLGCSRTSPVFDPNEDLCDTGSGLHLCRGLYSCEGISGIGLEPNGPVSSCCVYQPIIQYGSGYGLDLPKLQCSSYASMYGFGGDETDPMKWQFGISLEYNDSYYTKTCKECEASGGFCGFAGYKQSFSCICRGGGNSTTNCYGRAYAWSGAWRHKIQTKITFGGSLLFGLLLLL